AGTAGCTGATCATACTTCTCTAAAATTACACTATTTACCAAACTGCTGAGCAATAAGAGAAAGTTCCCTTTGCATCAAATACAATACCGATGCATTATTAGTTTATTATACAAATCCTGCCTCTGAAAAGTTTCAAGTTATTCCTTTTTGGTGGGAAATGTCGGCCAaacaattctttttttttagggcAGTCTCTCCGAATTATTGAACGAGGGAACACTTTCTGTCTCCCCATGTGACAATGTGAATGTTGATTACAAAATTATTTCTGCCTAAAAAAAGAAATGAGAAGAACATGCGCCAAGTGCCAGCTTGCTCTAAGATCTGGAGCAAGCGTTCATCAGGATGGACCTGAGGCTTCTTGTCTCGGTGGCAACACATTCCCGGTCGAACAGAGCAGAGACCACAGCCACACCTTTCAGATTTGGAAGCCCAAGCTCCATCACTGAACCTGCATTTCCGGTATTGATGCCACCGATGGCCACCACAGGCAACTTAGAAGCCGAACACACGACCCTCAACCCCTCAAAACCCAATGTGGGATTGTTTGCCTTCGTTGTGGTTGGAAAGACACCTCCGGAACCGATGTAGTCCGCACCATCCTTCCAAGCCTGCTCGGCCTGAGCAGGGGTTTTACATGAGACGCCAATGATTTTTCCTGGTCCAAGGAGCTCCCGCACCTCCCATGCTGGCATGTCTGATTGACCAACATGGACGCCATCCGCGTTGCATGCCAGAGCAACATCTATGCGGTCATTGATCAGTAGTGGCACTCCACTGGACCTGCAGATCTCTACGCAAGCCTTGGCAGCTTCCAAGAACTCCCGTGTCTCAGTGTCTTTTTCTCTGAACATTGGCAATTCATAGTATGTCATGAAGTACAATCAAGAGACTCAATAAGAAGCAAGCCTTTAtgtcaatcttttttttttcaagaaacCTACCTCAACTGAACAATTGTAGCGCCTCCTTCAATGGCAGctttcacagcatcttttattGAACGACCCCACTTCTTGTTCATCCCAGAGTCGGTCACCGCATACAGGAAGAGGTCATCTGGATTGAACTTGTGCAGGGATCCCATCTTGTGCAATGGAGACTTGAGACTGAAGAGGTGGTCAAAAGGGCCTTGAGGTCCATTTCCAATCACAAGATCTTTACTATGATAAAGAGCAGACTCCACAAATTTCTTTGCAACCTGCCAAGACCATGTGTGACAAAATAAAACATTTTAAGACCCCACTTTTTTGTACAGCACACCTAAAAAGATACAAATAGCGCCAGTAAAGGTTCAGAAATCCCTACGAACATATCTATGAACACAAGACTGGTATTTGTACAAACAACCAAGGATCTGATAAATGTAATAAGTTTGTAGGTATATGCACTCTTCGACCAAAATCAACTCTTGCAGCTTAGCTAATGTTCTAGACTATACCGTACATTATGGCTTGTTAGTGGCTAAGATGCCAGATGCAGCAAATGTTCACTGCAATTTCCCCTAAGAAACAACCCAGATTACCATAATTTCACATACTAATTTTCCTGTCACCAATCGTATTGGCTTCTTTTGTTAACAACTTTCGGGGAATAAAAAAGTTTCTAAATGATTTGTTATAAGAGTATGGTTCAAAAAACAAATTTCAATCTATGCCGCATTAATTGCTAAGGAATTATTTTGCTAGCGATACTGATCACTAAACTGATACCTTTTGCCTCATTTTTTTTCATCCCAGATTCCCAGTGCTTCCCAGGTACCAGTGAGCAGAAACTGAAATACTACAAGACTAACCTCAACAGCATGTAGCATTGTTGCACCTTTTGCTAATTCAGCAGCAATACATGAAGCTAAAGTGCAACCAGTTCCATGTGTGTTACGGGTCTTTATACGAAGACCGCGAAGCTCAATGAACTCCTTACCTGATGAAATAGGTCAGAACTTGTATGAGGCTGCTAAAAGAGGAGGGAAGGAAATAAGATAACCATTAAATTACTGAAATATACCATCAAAAAATACATCAATTGCATCTGTTGAATCTGGCATATCCCCACCTTTCACAAGCACATGTCTGCAAATGGAAAATTTATGCTAGCAAATTATCCATCAATCACTTTACTCATTAAACATTATATGCAGATATTCACTAATGCAATTAACAATGCTGTCAAATGAAGTAATTTCAGATAGGACTCAGTGATGAGATTTAGCACTTATCCAAGACAGAGCAACAATCAGTGTCACAGAAAAACTTTTGATGGGCTGAAATGGTTGGGACCATTAGCTCCTCAAGGTGGCACTAACAGAAATTCTATATGGTCAGGCATGATAATTGATAAACCATCATAGGAaccatgtgtagctagctcctcAAGCTGGAACAGGGGGAAATCATGTATATTCAGAATTAAACATCCCAAGCAATTATAAGCTTATGACACTTATGGTAATTGGTAAACAGCTTGCTTTGAATGATCTACTAAAAAGATTCATATAACTGGGATATCAGACATCAGAGTGACATTCCCCACAAAAAAATCTAATATCAGGATGTACAAGCATGTGATAGCGTACATGTAGGGTAAGAGAAGACATAAGGTAAACAAAGCAAATTTACAAAAATACAGAACACATACTTTGGACCAAGTTTGTAAATGGATTCAGCTGCACTGCGCATGTCAGAAATTGTTTGCAATGATACATCCCCAAGTAACTTTGATGCTTCTTTAACATTAGGGGTGACTATGTCAGCCATAGGAAATAGTTCATCCCTGCTCAAAACAGAGCATGTCCATAAGGGCTATGATATTGAGGATGTAATGGCAATAACAACCCAAAAAGAACTCAGAAATGGGCACAGAACAAAAGAAATATTGGTCCTGTACCTATATGTAGCAAGAGTTGATGGTCCGGAAAGAGTATCACCACTGGTGGACACCATGACCGGATCCACCACTAAAGCTGCCTTCAGAAGCATAAGTCATAGCAACTAAATAACTCAGCTAGCATAGTATGCTTGCATCGTACACATGAAGCAATACAACATACCTTTGACTGGAAACTTTCTAAGATTCTCACAGAGAAGTTTAACTATTCCAGCTGAAGGGAGCATCCCTGTTTTCACCTAACAAAATCAAGAACAGAAGACACACATTGCATGAGTTCCAAGTGCAAATAGGGTGGAAATCAAGTAGATTAAATCATATCACACTATCACCTAACTCCAAATTCCAGGTCCACAAGGAGGATATTTACACCTAAGATGTGAAGCAAACTAATTAACACCTTCAAGCTTTCATGACTCACTTTGCCTTAATATTCATAACGACAATAACCTGCCCCAAACGACAAGACCTCTGTCTGTCGGAGGAACTAACCCAACACATGACATTTCTGGATCATGGAATCACTACagaacactgaaagtcagaggGCTCACCACATCCACCGACATGTCCGAGAGAACCGACTTGAGCTGCTCCCCAACGAACTCCTCCGGTACAGCATGGACCCCCTACAGTAAAGGAGCATCGGATGATCCGTCCCCTTGATCGAATTGGAGcgaagcgggggggggggggggggggggggggggggtcgaagCAACGAAGGAACAAAACGTGCCTGGACGCCGACAGTGTTCTGCGCCGTGACGGCGGTGATGACGGAGGAGCAGTATGCTCCGAGCGCCGCGCACGCCTTGATGTCGGCCTGGATGCCCGCGCCAGCGCCGGAGTCGGAGCCGGCCAC
The nucleotide sequence above comes from Panicum virgatum strain AP13 chromosome 3K, P.virgatum_v5, whole genome shotgun sequence. Encoded proteins:
- the LOC120696913 gene encoding probable thiamine biosynthetic bifunctional enzyme, chloroplastic, whose protein sequence is MASVSAPSAALAPHRSSASAALLFPYPYSSSQVSPSPTARPRRLAVSARAMPWPHVLTVAGSDSGAGAGIQADIKACAALGAYCSSVITAVTAQNTVGVQGVHAVPEEFVGEQLKSVLSDMSVDVVKTGMLPSAGIVKLLCENLRKFPVKALVVDPVMVSTSGDTLSGPSTLATYRDELFPMADIVTPNVKEASKLLGDVSLQTISDMRSAAESIYKLGPKHVLVKGGDMPDSTDAIDVFFDGKEFIELRGLRIKTRNTHGTGCTLASCIAAELAKGATMLHAVEVAKKFVESALYHSKDLVIGNGPQGPFDHLFSLKSPLHKMGSLHKFNPDDLFLYAVTDSGMNKKWGRSIKDAVKAAIEGGATIVQLREKDTETREFLEAAKACVEICRSSGVPLLINDRIDVALACNADGVHVGQSDMPAWEVRELLGPGKIIGVSCKTPAQAEQAWKDGADYIGSGGVFPTTTKANNPTLGFEGLRVVCSASKLPVVAIGGINTGNAGSVMELGLPNLKGVAVVSALFDRECVATETRSLRSILMNACSRS